One segment of Onychomys torridus chromosome 3, mOncTor1.1, whole genome shotgun sequence DNA contains the following:
- the Znf384 gene encoding zinc finger protein 384 isoform X2, producing the protein MEESHFNSNPYFWPSIPTVSGQIENTMFINKMKDQLLPEKGCGLAPPHYPTLLTVPASVSLSSGISMDTESKSEQLTPHSQASVTQNITVVPVPSTGLMTAGVSCSQRWRREGSQSRGPGLVITSPSGSLVTTASSAQTFPISAPMIVSALPPGSQALQVVPDLSKKVASTLTEEGGGGGGGGGSVAPPKPPRGRKKKRMLESGLPEMSDPYVLAPDDDDHQKDGKTYRCRMCSLTFYSKSEMQIHSKSHTETKPHKCPHCSKTFANSSYLAQHIRIHSGAKPYSCNFCEKSFRQLSHLQQHTRIHSKMHTETIKPHKCPHCSKTFANTSYLAQHLRIHSGAKPYNCSYCQKAFRQLSHLQQHTRIHTGDRPYKCAHPGCEKAFTQLSNLQSHRRQHNKDKPFKCHNCHRAYTDAASLEAHLSTHTVKHAKVYTCTICSRAYTSETYLMKHMRKHNPPDLQQQVQAAAAAAAVAQAQAQAQAQAQAQAQAQAQAQAQAQAQAQAQAQASQASQQQQQQQQPQAPQPPHFQSPGAAPQGGGGGDSNPNPPPQCSFDLTPYKTAEHHKDICLTVTTSTIQVEHLASS; encoded by the exons ATGGAAGAGTCTCACTTCAATTCTAACCCATACTTCTGGCCTTCTATCCCCACAGTCTCAGGGCAG attgaAAATACAATGTTTATCAACAAGATGAAGGATCAGCTATTGCCAGAAAAGGGCTGTGGACTGGCGCCACCTCACTACCCCACTTTGCTGACAGTGCCTGCCTCAGTGTCTCTGTCCTCTGGCATTAGCATGGACACAGAATCCAAGTCAGAACAGCTGACCCCACACAGTCAGGCATCTGTTACCCAGAACATCACTGTGGTCCCTGTCCCATCTACAGGGCTGATGACTGCAG GAGTCTCCTGTTCTCAGAggtggagaagagaagggagtcAATCAAGGG GTCCTGGTTTGGTGATCACATCCCCCTCAGGCTCTCTTGTGACCACAGCCTCATCGGCTCAGACCTTCCCTATTTCGGCTCCCATGATTGTCTCAGCTCTTCCCCCTGGCTCACAAGCCCTGCAGGTGGTCCCTGACCTCTCCAAGAAGGTAGCGTCAACCCTAACTGAGGAAGGAGGCGGAGGTGGCGGTGGAGGTGGCAGTGTGGCTCCTCCTAAACCTCCTCGGGGCCGCAAGAAGAAGCGGATGCTGGAATCAGGGCTTCCTGAGATGAGTGACCCTTACGTCCTTGCCCCCGATGACGACGACCATCAGAAAGATGGCAAGACCTACAG GTGCCGGATGTGCTCACTGACCTTCTACTCAAAGTCGGAGATGCAGATTCACTCCAAGTCACACACCGAGACCAAGCCTCACAAGTGCCCGCACTGCTCCAAGACCTTCGCCAACAGCTCCTACCTGGCCCAGCACATCCGAATCCACTCGGGGGCCAAGCCCTATAGTTGTAACTTCTGTGAGAAATCCTTCcgccagctctcccatctgcagCAGCACACCCG GATTCACTCCAAGATGCACACGGAGACCATCAAGCCCCACAAGTGCCCGCACTGCTCCAAGACCTTCGCCAACACCTCCTACCTGGCCCAGCACCTCCGAATCCACTCGGGGGCCAAGCCCTACAACTGTTCCTACTGCCAGAAGGCCTTCcgccagctctcccacctccaGCAGCACACACG AATCCACACCGGTGATAGACCCTACAAATGTGCACACCCGGGCTGTGAGAAGGCCTTCACACAACTCTCCAATCTGCAG TCCCACAGACGGCAgcacaacaaagacaaacccttCAAGTGCCACAACTGTCACCGGGCGTACACAGACGCAGCCTCACTAGAGGCCCACCTATCTACACACACGGTGAAGCACGCCAAGGTGTACACCTGCACTATCTGTAGTCGGGCGTACACGTCG GAAACATACCTTATGAAACATATGCGCAAACACAACCCTCCTGATCTTCAGCAACAAGtgcaggcggcggcggcggcagcggcagtggcccaggcccaggctcaggctcaggctcaggcccaggcccaggcccaggctcaggcccaggcccaggcccaggcccaggcccaggctcagGCCCAGGCTCAAGCTTCCCAGGcatcacagcagcagcaacagcaacaacagccaCAGGCACCACAACCACCACACTTCCAGTCCCCTGGGGCAGCTCcccagggtgggggtggtggggacaGCAACCCGAACCCTCCACCCCAGTGTTCCTTTGACCTGACCCCCTATAAGACGGCAGAGCATCATAAAGACATCTGCCTCACTGTCACCACCAGCACCATCCAGGTGGAGCACCTGGCCAGCTCTTAG
- the Znf384 gene encoding zinc finger protein 384 isoform X1 → MEESHFNSNPYFWPSIPTVSGQIENTMFINKMKDQLLPEKGCGLAPPHYPTLLTVPASVSLSSGISMDTESKSEQLTPHSQASVTQNITVVPVPSTGLMTAGVSCSQRWRREGSQSRGPGLVITSPSGSLVTTASSAQTFPISAPMIVSALPPGSQALQVVPDLSKKVASTLTEEGGGGGGGGGSVAPPKPPRGRKKKRMLESGLPEMSDPYVLAPDDDDHQKDGKTYRSEGNCGTGNGQSLGLMDSVPGSTTNLLCDPGCRMCSLTFYSKSEMQIHSKSHTETKPHKCPHCSKTFANSSYLAQHIRIHSGAKPYSCNFCEKSFRQLSHLQQHTRIHSKMHTETIKPHKCPHCSKTFANTSYLAQHLRIHSGAKPYNCSYCQKAFRQLSHLQQHTRIHTGDRPYKCAHPGCEKAFTQLSNLQSHRRQHNKDKPFKCHNCHRAYTDAASLEAHLSTHTVKHAKVYTCTICSRAYTSETYLMKHMRKHNPPDLQQQVQAAAAAAAVAQAQAQAQAQAQAQAQAQAQAQAQAQAQAQAQAQASQASQQQQQQQQPQAPQPPHFQSPGAAPQGGGGGDSNPNPPPQCSFDLTPYKTAEHHKDICLTVTTSTIQVEHLASS, encoded by the exons ATGGAAGAGTCTCACTTCAATTCTAACCCATACTTCTGGCCTTCTATCCCCACAGTCTCAGGGCAG attgaAAATACAATGTTTATCAACAAGATGAAGGATCAGCTATTGCCAGAAAAGGGCTGTGGACTGGCGCCACCTCACTACCCCACTTTGCTGACAGTGCCTGCCTCAGTGTCTCTGTCCTCTGGCATTAGCATGGACACAGAATCCAAGTCAGAACAGCTGACCCCACACAGTCAGGCATCTGTTACCCAGAACATCACTGTGGTCCCTGTCCCATCTACAGGGCTGATGACTGCAG GAGTCTCCTGTTCTCAGAggtggagaagagaagggagtcAATCAAGGG GTCCTGGTTTGGTGATCACATCCCCCTCAGGCTCTCTTGTGACCACAGCCTCATCGGCTCAGACCTTCCCTATTTCGGCTCCCATGATTGTCTCAGCTCTTCCCCCTGGCTCACAAGCCCTGCAGGTGGTCCCTGACCTCTCCAAGAAGGTAGCGTCAACCCTAACTGAGGAAGGAGGCGGAGGTGGCGGTGGAGGTGGCAGTGTGGCTCCTCCTAAACCTCCTCGGGGCCGCAAGAAGAAGCGGATGCTGGAATCAGGGCTTCCTGAGATGAGTGACCCTTACGTCCTTGCCCCCGATGACGACGACCATCAGAAAGATGGCAAGACCTACAG GAGCGAAGGGAACTGCGGCACAGGAAATGGACAGAGCCTTGGGCTCATGGATTCAGTTCCCGGCTCCACCACGAacttgctgtgtgaccctgg GTGCCGGATGTGCTCACTGACCTTCTACTCAAAGTCGGAGATGCAGATTCACTCCAAGTCACACACCGAGACCAAGCCTCACAAGTGCCCGCACTGCTCCAAGACCTTCGCCAACAGCTCCTACCTGGCCCAGCACATCCGAATCCACTCGGGGGCCAAGCCCTATAGTTGTAACTTCTGTGAGAAATCCTTCcgccagctctcccatctgcagCAGCACACCCG GATTCACTCCAAGATGCACACGGAGACCATCAAGCCCCACAAGTGCCCGCACTGCTCCAAGACCTTCGCCAACACCTCCTACCTGGCCCAGCACCTCCGAATCCACTCGGGGGCCAAGCCCTACAACTGTTCCTACTGCCAGAAGGCCTTCcgccagctctcccacctccaGCAGCACACACG AATCCACACCGGTGATAGACCCTACAAATGTGCACACCCGGGCTGTGAGAAGGCCTTCACACAACTCTCCAATCTGCAG TCCCACAGACGGCAgcacaacaaagacaaacccttCAAGTGCCACAACTGTCACCGGGCGTACACAGACGCAGCCTCACTAGAGGCCCACCTATCTACACACACGGTGAAGCACGCCAAGGTGTACACCTGCACTATCTGTAGTCGGGCGTACACGTCG GAAACATACCTTATGAAACATATGCGCAAACACAACCCTCCTGATCTTCAGCAACAAGtgcaggcggcggcggcggcagcggcagtggcccaggcccaggctcaggctcaggctcaggcccaggcccaggcccaggctcaggcccaggcccaggcccaggcccaggcccaggctcagGCCCAGGCTCAAGCTTCCCAGGcatcacagcagcagcaacagcaacaacagccaCAGGCACCACAACCACCACACTTCCAGTCCCCTGGGGCAGCTCcccagggtgggggtggtggggacaGCAACCCGAACCCTCCACCCCAGTGTTCCTTTGACCTGACCCCCTATAAGACGGCAGAGCATCATAAAGACATCTGCCTCACTGTCACCACCAGCACCATCCAGGTGGAGCACCTGGCCAGCTCTTAG
- the Znf384 gene encoding zinc finger protein 384 isoform X4: MEESHFNSNPYFWPSIPTVSGQIENTMFINKMKDQLLPEKGCGLAPPHYPTLLTVPASVSLSSGISMDTESKSEQLTPHSQASVTQNITVVPVPSTGLMTAGVSCSQRWRREGSQSRGPGLVITSPSGSLVTTASSAQTFPISAPMIVSALPPGSQALQVVPDLSKKVASTLTEEGGGGGGGGGSVAPPKPPRGRKKKRMLESGLPEMSDPYVLAPDDDDHQKDGKTYRCRMCSLTFYSKSEMQIHSKSHTETKPHKCPHCSKTFANSSYLAQHIRIHSGAKPYSCNFCEKSFRQLSHLQQHTRIHTGDRPYKCAHPGCEKAFTQLSNLQSHRRQHNKDKPFKCHNCHRAYTDAASLEAHLSTHTVKHAKVYTCTICSRAYTSETYLMKHMRKHNPPDLQQQVQAAAAAAAVAQAQAQAQAQAQAQAQAQAQAQAQAQAQAQAQAQASQASQQQQQQQQPQAPQPPHFQSPGAAPQGGGGGDSNPNPPPQCSFDLTPYKTAEHHKDICLTVTTSTIQVEHLASS; this comes from the exons ATGGAAGAGTCTCACTTCAATTCTAACCCATACTTCTGGCCTTCTATCCCCACAGTCTCAGGGCAG attgaAAATACAATGTTTATCAACAAGATGAAGGATCAGCTATTGCCAGAAAAGGGCTGTGGACTGGCGCCACCTCACTACCCCACTTTGCTGACAGTGCCTGCCTCAGTGTCTCTGTCCTCTGGCATTAGCATGGACACAGAATCCAAGTCAGAACAGCTGACCCCACACAGTCAGGCATCTGTTACCCAGAACATCACTGTGGTCCCTGTCCCATCTACAGGGCTGATGACTGCAG GAGTCTCCTGTTCTCAGAggtggagaagagaagggagtcAATCAAGGG GTCCTGGTTTGGTGATCACATCCCCCTCAGGCTCTCTTGTGACCACAGCCTCATCGGCTCAGACCTTCCCTATTTCGGCTCCCATGATTGTCTCAGCTCTTCCCCCTGGCTCACAAGCCCTGCAGGTGGTCCCTGACCTCTCCAAGAAGGTAGCGTCAACCCTAACTGAGGAAGGAGGCGGAGGTGGCGGTGGAGGTGGCAGTGTGGCTCCTCCTAAACCTCCTCGGGGCCGCAAGAAGAAGCGGATGCTGGAATCAGGGCTTCCTGAGATGAGTGACCCTTACGTCCTTGCCCCCGATGACGACGACCATCAGAAAGATGGCAAGACCTACAG GTGCCGGATGTGCTCACTGACCTTCTACTCAAAGTCGGAGATGCAGATTCACTCCAAGTCACACACCGAGACCAAGCCTCACAAGTGCCCGCACTGCTCCAAGACCTTCGCCAACAGCTCCTACCTGGCCCAGCACATCCGAATCCACTCGGGGGCCAAGCCCTATAGTTGTAACTTCTGTGAGAAATCCTTCcgccagctctcccatctgcagCAGCACACCCG AATCCACACCGGTGATAGACCCTACAAATGTGCACACCCGGGCTGTGAGAAGGCCTTCACACAACTCTCCAATCTGCAG TCCCACAGACGGCAgcacaacaaagacaaacccttCAAGTGCCACAACTGTCACCGGGCGTACACAGACGCAGCCTCACTAGAGGCCCACCTATCTACACACACGGTGAAGCACGCCAAGGTGTACACCTGCACTATCTGTAGTCGGGCGTACACGTCG GAAACATACCTTATGAAACATATGCGCAAACACAACCCTCCTGATCTTCAGCAACAAGtgcaggcggcggcggcggcagcggcagtggcccaggcccaggctcaggctcaggctcaggcccaggcccaggcccaggctcaggcccaggcccaggcccaggcccaggcccaggctcagGCCCAGGCTCAAGCTTCCCAGGcatcacagcagcagcaacagcaacaacagccaCAGGCACCACAACCACCACACTTCCAGTCCCCTGGGGCAGCTCcccagggtgggggtggtggggacaGCAACCCGAACCCTCCACCCCAGTGTTCCTTTGACCTGACCCCCTATAAGACGGCAGAGCATCATAAAGACATCTGCCTCACTGTCACCACCAGCACCATCCAGGTGGAGCACCTGGCCAGCTCTTAG
- the Znf384 gene encoding zinc finger protein 384 isoform X3, producing the protein MEESHFNSNPYFWPSIPTVSGQIENTMFINKMKDQLLPEKGCGLAPPHYPTLLTVPASVSLSSGISMDTESKSEQLTPHSQASVTQNITVVPVPSTGLMTAGVSCSQRWRREGSQSRGPGLVITSPSGSLVTTASSAQTFPISAPMIVSALPPGSQALQVVPDLSKKVASTLTEEGGGGGGGGGSVAPPKPPRGRKKKRMLESGLPEMSDPYVLAPDDDDHQKDGKTYRSEGNCGTGNGQSLGLMDSVPGSTTNLLCDPGCRMCSLTFYSKSEMQIHSKSHTETKPHKCPHCSKTFANSSYLAQHIRIHSGAKPYSCNFCEKSFRQLSHLQQHTRIHTGDRPYKCAHPGCEKAFTQLSNLQSHRRQHNKDKPFKCHNCHRAYTDAASLEAHLSTHTVKHAKVYTCTICSRAYTSETYLMKHMRKHNPPDLQQQVQAAAAAAAVAQAQAQAQAQAQAQAQAQAQAQAQAQAQAQAQAQASQASQQQQQQQQPQAPQPPHFQSPGAAPQGGGGGDSNPNPPPQCSFDLTPYKTAEHHKDICLTVTTSTIQVEHLASS; encoded by the exons ATGGAAGAGTCTCACTTCAATTCTAACCCATACTTCTGGCCTTCTATCCCCACAGTCTCAGGGCAG attgaAAATACAATGTTTATCAACAAGATGAAGGATCAGCTATTGCCAGAAAAGGGCTGTGGACTGGCGCCACCTCACTACCCCACTTTGCTGACAGTGCCTGCCTCAGTGTCTCTGTCCTCTGGCATTAGCATGGACACAGAATCCAAGTCAGAACAGCTGACCCCACACAGTCAGGCATCTGTTACCCAGAACATCACTGTGGTCCCTGTCCCATCTACAGGGCTGATGACTGCAG GAGTCTCCTGTTCTCAGAggtggagaagagaagggagtcAATCAAGGG GTCCTGGTTTGGTGATCACATCCCCCTCAGGCTCTCTTGTGACCACAGCCTCATCGGCTCAGACCTTCCCTATTTCGGCTCCCATGATTGTCTCAGCTCTTCCCCCTGGCTCACAAGCCCTGCAGGTGGTCCCTGACCTCTCCAAGAAGGTAGCGTCAACCCTAACTGAGGAAGGAGGCGGAGGTGGCGGTGGAGGTGGCAGTGTGGCTCCTCCTAAACCTCCTCGGGGCCGCAAGAAGAAGCGGATGCTGGAATCAGGGCTTCCTGAGATGAGTGACCCTTACGTCCTTGCCCCCGATGACGACGACCATCAGAAAGATGGCAAGACCTACAG GAGCGAAGGGAACTGCGGCACAGGAAATGGACAGAGCCTTGGGCTCATGGATTCAGTTCCCGGCTCCACCACGAacttgctgtgtgaccctgg GTGCCGGATGTGCTCACTGACCTTCTACTCAAAGTCGGAGATGCAGATTCACTCCAAGTCACACACCGAGACCAAGCCTCACAAGTGCCCGCACTGCTCCAAGACCTTCGCCAACAGCTCCTACCTGGCCCAGCACATCCGAATCCACTCGGGGGCCAAGCCCTATAGTTGTAACTTCTGTGAGAAATCCTTCcgccagctctcccatctgcagCAGCACACCCG AATCCACACCGGTGATAGACCCTACAAATGTGCACACCCGGGCTGTGAGAAGGCCTTCACACAACTCTCCAATCTGCAG TCCCACAGACGGCAgcacaacaaagacaaacccttCAAGTGCCACAACTGTCACCGGGCGTACACAGACGCAGCCTCACTAGAGGCCCACCTATCTACACACACGGTGAAGCACGCCAAGGTGTACACCTGCACTATCTGTAGTCGGGCGTACACGTCG GAAACATACCTTATGAAACATATGCGCAAACACAACCCTCCTGATCTTCAGCAACAAGtgcaggcggcggcggcggcagcggcagtggcccaggcccaggctcaggctcaggctcaggcccaggcccaggcccaggctcaggcccaggcccaggcccaggcccaggcccaggctcagGCCCAGGCTCAAGCTTCCCAGGcatcacagcagcagcaacagcaacaacagccaCAGGCACCACAACCACCACACTTCCAGTCCCCTGGGGCAGCTCcccagggtgggggtggtggggacaGCAACCCGAACCCTCCACCCCAGTGTTCCTTTGACCTGACCCCCTATAAGACGGCAGAGCATCATAAAGACATCTGCCTCACTGTCACCACCAGCACCATCCAGGTGGAGCACCTGGCCAGCTCTTAG